One stretch of Agelaius phoeniceus isolate bAgePho1 chromosome W unlocalized genomic scaffold, bAgePho1.hap1 SUPER_W_unloc_2, whole genome shotgun sequence DNA includes these proteins:
- the LOC143692564 gene encoding olfactory receptor 14J1-like, whose translation MSNSSCIRHFLLLALADTRQLQLLHFCLLLGISLAALLGNGLIISAVACGHHLHTPMFFFLLNLALADLGSICTTVPKAMHNSLWDTSTISYTGCAAQLFFFLFFLGSEYYLLTVMCYDRYVSICKPLHYGTLLGSRACAHMAAAAWASAFLNALMHTANTFSLPLCHGNALGQFFCEIPQILKLSCSHSYLRELGLLSVSIYLALGCFMFIAFSYVQIFRAVLRIPSEQGRHKAFSTCLPHLAVVSLFVSTAMFAHLKPPSISSPSLDLALSVLYSVVPPALNPLIYSLRNQELKAAVWTLMTGWFQKH comes from the coding sequence atgtccaacagcagctgcatcaggcacttcctcctgctggcattggcagacacgcggcagctgcagctcctgcacttctgcctcttgctgggcatctccctggctgccctcctgggcaacggcctcatcatcagcgccgtagcctgcggccaccacctgcacacgcccatgttcttcttcctgctcaacctggccctcgctgacctgggctccatctgcaccactgtccccaaagccatgcacaattccctctgggacaccagcaccatctcctacactggatgtgctgctcagctctttttctttctgttcttccttggATCAGAGTATTAtctcctgaccgtgatgtgctacgaccgctacgtgtccatctgcaaacccctgcactacgggaccctcctgggcagcagagcttgtgcccacatggcagcagctgcctgggccagtgcctttctcaatgctctcatgcacacagccaatacattttccctgcccctgtgccatggcaatgccctgggccagttcttctgtgaaatcccacagatcctcaagctctcctgctcacactcctacctcagggaactcGGGCTTCTTTCTGTTAGTATCTATTTAGCACTTGGTTGTTTCATGTTCATTGCTTTCTCCTATGtacagatcttcagggctgtgctgaggatcccctctgagcagggacggcacaaagccttttccacctgcctccctcacctggctgtggtctccctctttgtcagcactgccatgtttgctcacctgaagcccccctccatctcctccccatccctggatctggccctgtcagttctgtattcggtggtgcctccagccctgaaccccctcatctacagcctgaggaaccaggagctcaaggctgcagtgtggacactgatgactggatggtttcagaaacattaa